A single Blastococcus colisei DNA region contains:
- a CDS encoding methylmalonyl-CoA mutase family protein has translation MSRTDRQADAPAPAHADAEVPAEHEVPSDLALAAEFGATTRDQWRELVAGVLRKSGREELPDPVEDALSRTVATGVRVAPLYTADDAGDLPTAVGVPGLAPFVRGSRAGGDPAVPGGWDVRQRHAHPDVAVTREAVAADLENGVTSLWLVVGDGAVPAEELGNVLADVYLDLAPVAVTGGLPAAEAFLALVEGRDDLAPGGSLGLDPLAVHAATGERQDLTCLAGVARRAAAHDGLRSVVVDATVFHDAGASVVEEIGCSLAAGVAYLRALTEGGLSVDEAFGQLEFRYGASADQFTTIAALRAARRLWDRVGGVSGASSESRAQRQHAVTSSVMTTKRDPWVNMLRTTVACFAAGVGGADVVTVQPFDAALGLPDSFSRRIARNTQSLLVEEGHLARVLDPAGGSWYVESLTDSVARAAWDWFTEIERAGGLVAALDSGLVRDRIAAAWDDRAARLATREDAITGVSEFPNLAEKLPERQPYTWSAPSGGLPKVRAAQEFEALRDAADGAQERPRVYLATLGPVARHTARATFAGNLFQAGGLATPSGDGASGLAEASTTVACICGTDKDYAESAAALAKELRAAGATQVWLAGKPDLAVEGVDGYVFAGCDALHVLRAAHEHLDLSAVMAINAPSGEGAGA, from the coding sequence ATGAGCCGCACCGACCGGCAGGCTGACGCACCCGCGCCCGCGCACGCTGACGCAGAGGTGCCGGCCGAGCACGAGGTCCCCAGCGATCTGGCGCTGGCCGCCGAGTTCGGCGCCACGACGCGGGACCAGTGGCGGGAGCTGGTGGCAGGCGTGCTGCGCAAGAGCGGCCGCGAGGAGCTGCCCGACCCGGTCGAGGACGCGCTGAGCCGCACCGTCGCCACGGGTGTGCGGGTCGCCCCGCTGTACACGGCCGACGACGCCGGCGACCTGCCGACCGCGGTGGGTGTCCCTGGCCTGGCGCCGTTCGTGCGCGGCTCACGCGCCGGGGGCGATCCAGCCGTGCCCGGCGGCTGGGACGTGCGCCAGCGGCATGCCCATCCCGACGTCGCCGTCACCAGGGAGGCCGTCGCCGCCGACCTGGAGAACGGCGTCACCTCGCTGTGGCTCGTCGTGGGCGACGGCGCGGTGCCGGCCGAGGAGCTCGGGAACGTGCTCGCCGACGTCTATCTCGACCTCGCGCCGGTGGCGGTCACGGGCGGCCTGCCGGCCGCGGAGGCGTTCCTCGCGCTGGTGGAGGGCCGGGACGACCTCGCGCCCGGCGGCTCGCTGGGCCTGGACCCCCTCGCGGTGCACGCGGCCACGGGGGAGCGGCAGGACCTCACCTGCCTCGCCGGCGTCGCCCGGCGGGCAGCGGCCCATGACGGTCTGCGTTCCGTCGTCGTCGACGCCACCGTCTTCCACGACGCGGGCGCGTCGGTGGTGGAGGAGATCGGCTGCTCCCTCGCGGCGGGTGTCGCCTACCTGCGGGCGCTGACCGAGGGCGGGCTGTCGGTCGACGAGGCGTTCGGCCAGCTCGAGTTCCGCTACGGCGCGAGCGCCGACCAGTTCACGACGATCGCCGCGCTGCGTGCCGCGCGCCGCCTCTGGGACCGTGTGGGCGGGGTCAGTGGTGCCTCGTCGGAGAGCCGCGCCCAGCGTCAGCACGCGGTCACCTCGTCGGTGATGACGACGAAGCGCGACCCGTGGGTGAACATGCTGCGGACGACGGTGGCGTGCTTCGCCGCCGGCGTGGGCGGCGCCGACGTCGTGACGGTCCAGCCGTTCGACGCCGCGCTCGGCCTGCCCGACTCCTTCTCCCGCCGGATCGCGCGCAACACCCAGAGCCTGCTGGTCGAGGAGGGGCACCTGGCCCGCGTCCTGGACCCGGCCGGTGGTTCCTGGTACGTCGAGTCGCTGACCGACTCCGTCGCGCGGGCGGCGTGGGACTGGTTCACCGAGATCGAGCGGGCCGGGGGGCTGGTCGCCGCGCTGGACTCCGGTCTGGTCCGCGACCGGATCGCCGCCGCCTGGGACGACCGGGCTGCCCGCCTCGCCACCCGGGAGGACGCGATCACCGGCGTCAGCGAGTTCCCGAACCTGGCCGAGAAGCTGCCGGAGCGGCAGCCGTACACCTGGTCGGCGCCGTCCGGAGGGCTGCCGAAGGTGCGGGCGGCCCAGGAGTTCGAGGCGCTGCGCGACGCCGCCGACGGTGCGCAGGAGCGACCCCGGGTCTACCTGGCGACTCTCGGCCCGGTCGCGAGGCACACCGCGCGCGCGACGTTCGCGGGCAACCTGTTCCAGGCCGGCGGCCTGGCGACCCCGTCGGGGGACGGCGCCTCCGGGCTGGCGGAGGCATCGACGACGGTCGCCTGCATCTGCGGCACCGACAAGGACTACGCCGAGTCCGCCGCCGCGCTGGCGAAGGAGCTGCGCGCGGCCGGCGCGACCCAGGTCTGGCTGGCCGGGAAGCCGGACCTCGCCGTCGAGGGCGTCGACGGGTACGTGTTCGCCGGCTGTGACGCCCTCCACGTCCTCCGGGCCGCCCACGAGCACCTCGACCTGAGTGCAGTTATGGCCATAAACGCCCCTTCTGGGGAGGGAGCAGGCGCATGA